The genomic interval aataatttattagacgatttttcaaaaagaaaaaaaggaaaaaaaaaaaaattgggggggggttaagagggggtttaatgtggggtgtggtcatttattagacgatcttttaaaaataaaaaaaggaaaaaaaaatagatgatgtttaaaaaaaaattggggggggggggggtaggctgggggggggggaagggattctgggttaCGGCGTgcggtattgtttgggtggaatccattgtggtattcaggtaagtgttgttttgtcaaagtaataataaaatgtgatcataaataaagaagttatggcaatttaagcaaaatgttcaattatctaagtgtaaaaggggccataaatatgtcaaaatgcttgatacagtggtctgctcttgtttataggttggggtcatgttggtaaacaaatatgcaaaatataaaagcaatatgtcaaaggatataggaaatatttggggtagtacgcaaagttcaACATAGATCTATcattaatatgcatattctaagtataaaaggggcaataattctgtcaaaatgcttgatacagttgtatgctcttgtttataggttggggtcatgatggtcaacaagtatgcaaaatatgaaagcaatatgtaaagggacattgaaaatatttggggtattacgcaaactttaacctttgctgcatattctaagtggaaaaggggccataattatgacaaaatgcttgatagaattgtctgctcttgtttataggttggggtcatgttggtaaacaagtgtgcaaaatatgaaagcaatatgtcaagggacaatgaaaataattggggtagtacgaaaactttcaACATTTGCACGCCATCACTAAcggaacggaaacgccgacgccggggtgagtaggatagctccactatatatatttcatattatagtcgagctaaaaatacaattatctttgaccttgaaggatgaccttgaccttgacttgcaacactcaaaatgtgcagctccttgagatacacatgcatgccaaatatgaagttgctatcgtcaatattgcaaaagttataaaacttttaccaaggtttaagttttgggacacacacaatgaatgaatgaatgacagacagacagacaggccaaaaacaatatactcccgatcttacgatcagggggcataaaaagctaatCAAAATTTGATTACAGGCAAGTTTATTACTATTTATCTTTCCTACTCAGGATAAATTGAGTGTATAAATACTCACTGATCTGATTCCAGGTAAGTTTAATATTGTGCCAATAACTGGAACCCTTCGTAAAAAATTAACTGCTACTGGGAAAAATCCACTGAAACAGAGAACAGTGCTGTATTAACAAACCAaagattatatacatgtataatatacctAGTTTAAAGAATGTGTAGATCCAAAAAGGGGTTATCTACTTTGTGTATTAATTCCCTAAAATATAGAATCTATATCTATAATCTGTCTCTTAGCTGACTACCCAATACTCGATTGCATGATTGACCCTCCCTCTCTGGATTTATCACCACCAATTAGGGTCGCTGAACTGTGAGCACATTAGGGTTCCAATAAACAAGGAATATGAAACACAGGATTGGATGTAAAATAATCGTCTGTCCAGTCAGCACAGTGGTAGGTTTCTGCTTTCAGATTCTCACCAAAATGACCTATGTAAAATCCCCATTCCATGCAGCGTGTGAGTTTGGTTGGCAAGCAGCATACCAGTCCCCCACCCCATTCCACAGCACAGGGCTACgtaaattaaatttcttaaacaaGAACAAACTGGAAATTGCAGATTATGATTTTCTTCAAAGTCATCCTAACTTTCATGAGTTTATAGTTGATAAGGTAGCGTGCAATTCCAACGCTTCCTATATTAAGTAAAACAATCACAGAGAGAAACCTATGGCAAGTTACTCACTACTTAAATCACCATTTAGGTCATTGCTGTAAACTTTTTGATGAATTTTATTCTGCCATGTAAATTGCATAACTTTATTATGACCAAATAAGTAGGAATAAACTTATCATAGCATGTTGCTTGTAATACTGAttaatgattttttaatgaaaaggATGTTTACCGGTACTTTACTGGATCTTAAACTCTGTGAACAACCCAGCCTTGTAGATTTTAAACTCACCTAAATAATAAGAAAAATCCATAAATTTCTAACACCATTCCAATTACAGGCCATCCTAGAAGCACAACAAATATTCCACCCATAAAGAAACCTGTGGCCTTCACTTTGTGTCTTTGAAAGAAGAATCGGAAAGTCCTCTCCAGGCCTATCACAAACGCAAGACCAGCGataaataaaatctgaaacacaCAATAGGATGTAAATTAATtgattatatacatttttttcatgaatttgattttcaaaaaatgtCCTGTACCCAAGACATTGGGAATTAAAGAGTAAATTGACCTTGTTTGGTGAAAAACATTCATCAATTGatcaaatattaatgttaatgatAAAATGTGagatatttatatttaagtttagCTACATAAGATGTTTTAGTTCAAGGTCTATACTATGAAAGTATGTATGCCATTTCTTCATTGTGTTACAATTTTAATGATAAATCACCTTTACAACAGATTTGTATGCACTGGTGTAGAACCCGATATTTTTATCAAATTGACTGGTTATTTTACACATACCAGTGAGTCATGTATTTATTAACTGGAATGTTTTACTGAAGTGTTTCTTGATTAAGATCATTAGCTTATGTAACAAAACTTGTAAGAGTACAacttaaataatgtaaaaatcatACTCACATTTCCTATTGCAAGTAAACCTTTATCAAAGAAGAACAATATGCCAAGAAACAGAAAGGCAATGCCAAACCCTGCCAGCCCTACGCCAATCtctgaaaatataattaaaatgctGTTCTTACAAATAAGTTAGTCATACATTTAGAGGTAACTAGTATGAAGGTCATACAATTAAATCATGATAATCCAACCTTACATTAGTGAAATTTAACCTGAAATTAATTATGTGAGTCTATTGTTGCTTTGTTTAAAGGGGTTAAATTTGCTGGAATGTTTAATCATCAAACAATTTTCTGTTGGAAACTTAAGTAAAAATTTGCATGAATTTGGTCAAGAAAGTATTTACTTTttctaataaatatattttaaattggcTCTCATTTGCTAAAATGTCAACCATGATATATCCCAAAATACCCTTAtttgtatgttatgtttataATGTGAGCCATAATTTCAGATCATTGCTTTTAGACACTCCACTGACTACAGTAACCAGGCAGGACTTCTCGCAATCAACTACGACAAACTTTTCTTGTTGTGTAAGGAAGTCTGATATCCAGTTAAGAATTGGACTGTGGATACCGGTACTGTAGTTGTCAAGCTTCAGCTGCAGTCCTTGGTGAGGAATGTTGTCAGAGGCATTACATACACTAGTACCAAGGATTTGTTCTGATTGTCGTATATGGTCAAGTTATGGCCTGTGAAAACCAGTTGGGTTTCACAGGAGTATCATAAGTGAAAGCCATGATTTACCGGTAGGTGGGTACAAACTTGTGGCTTGTCCAAGTGGCTAAAACTTGTTTATTGTCCAAGTGGCTAAGTATATCATACAGATATTGTGTTCTAAAAGCTTTGAAAGTGTGCAGATTGCTGCCATGTAATTCTGTGGAGAATGACAATCTCCAATCTTAACAACATGAGCAATTTGTGCAACTGGCATATCATTGGTAGCTAGCCAGTGTCTTTTGATGGCTGCCTCCACAGCCACAGCACAAACCTGCAGGAATCTGTTTGGGAGTTGATCTGGGTCCATTCTGCTTTGCGCATCGCTTTCTTGATTTCTTTCTGGCATTTATGTTAATTGATGTATTTTCTTGCTTTTTAAAGAGTTTCATTTCAGCTGACATTTGATGTTCCTTGTGTGCAATGGAGCACACTTTTTTTAGGTTTTCATTTAAGATGGTATGTTTAACTGGAGGGCAGAGGAAAGTTTGAATTTGGAATTTGTGTTTTTGTGGTTAAATGTTGACCTATTGCAATCATAGAAAAAAATGTAACCAAAGAAATGGCATTAGatgttttatattatgttatattttcaaaCCCCCCACACAATAAAAGACAGGAACTCACTACATCTTTTTTTATCTAATTAGagcaaaactatttttaaatcaaatgtggCGTAGTCAATGTTAAAACATTCTGTTGAAAACTAGGAAAGCTGATTCTCGCCATTGATTGGATTTTGAAGAATGTGAGTTAGTGTTAATTAAGTTTAATTTGGATTGTCTGAGATCTTCTTACTGTGTAAATGACTGTGAAACTGACTGCGCCAGATcgataataatacatgttttcgcAAGTTTGTTGTTTGATGACCGCTTTACAGTAGACTTGTGTGAACTAGCAGCCTATATTCCTTTCGTAGGAagtcttttttgttgttttatacaAAGGTTTTGCAATTAGATAAAAATTGATGGAGCAGTTAGCTTTGGAAATGGTCTATTGTGCCGAGATCAGCATTTTGACTTATACAAGAATGAAGGGTCTAagcccagtgctccagctagcaataaatagagggacgctgcgcccctctaaaatttgccctcttaaaaagcgcccctctatttttctgtcaaatgcccttttggTCTCTTAAGTTCCTGTTTTCATGctgtataaatcgccagaaacatcgacatgaatacacagataacaccttACCAGTACATGACTGCCTAGggcatattaaccctttaccacttagatacgtattttcacgcatttgaagtcccttggaaagttatatttaatttaagacttttcttactcgattcaagttcttaagccttcatctacaaacattagaaactgatgagcagcaaacagccttaaacctgaacagactgcgagttactcgcagtttgttctggttttatgctgtttgcacatagccatttccactttgctgatagggaaagggttaagtcaacacattgtgaacaaacaagccccaagggcatggtttgttatcagatcactaattagccttttgttgcagacgatagtaacatgctgtgagaGATTATCTCTGGGGTCAcacttggttaggcacaatcacactctaatgaaatcaaactcagcactttttatttttttaacttctgaattctttggctatgattttttttccaaaaatagtgaattttaattcaaaatacatattaaaatttgaaaattaatcatctttttttaatgcgaatattCGGTTAATTTTTAGTCCGAAATTACGGCATGGAAAAACATATtagtgtttggattttatttctgaactttaaaacactgtctgtcctcaatcatgatgaattttaacatgaattagagacagacagttgttatttcaacaaataaagagcttgtttggaaggaggatttatcactctgcaagtaaaatgtcattttgatattatatattttcgcgacctaacaaaactgtcaacgttgttgacattaggtgaaataatgtattgtaaaataaatatataatatttttaaaaataacaatgtttcattttaatctccagactggatgctactttatggtgacattgatcattgtttagactttaaatttgtcaatatagatttttgttttaattgatattattattgtggacaaacattggctcaaagttatttaaagcaatgAATTTAAGAGTtgacagtcacaacgtttttttgacccagtgaaacccctgaatttatttaatgttttcttcGTTTCTCTAATATGTGTAGTCAGATGCTAGCCCAAGGCCAATTAAGTTGCTTATgaaattggctactaagttgttttccttagcgccaatgtaaatagtaatacatttattataatttcattacacaaaatgaggaacagcatacaattggtgaaatcatccaatgcactaatgtttacaattcatGAGTATaaagtataaccaaagtatatacttaagtatatttataaccaaatgccctattttccaaaattacgcatgaaatgtgccctttttggggaagcttccctctattttgaaaagctggctgaaGCACTGCTAAGCCTCATACCTTGTCATACATACAATTAAAAACTAATAATTTTTCATGATTTacttgatttgttttattttgacatttttacaGGTTTTGGGATGGGGGGGGGAGGGAGAAGCTTAGGAGGATGTACCTTGTAGCAGTGAGAGGGTGGTAGCAGCTAATGCCAATAAATTGTGCAACAGACTATATCATTCGAAACGTACATTGACAAATTATGTATTGAATTCCTTTATAAAATTATAACATGGCGATACAAGATAGGAGTTGTAGTGTCATCAAGAATGAGAGTTGTTTCTGTCTGATTTAGacaatatttccaaaaataacCAACATGCAAACGAAACAAACAGcattaaatgtttgaaatgtttacatATGATAAGTTATTTTCAATGTGTTAAATTTGGGAAAGGTCGGTACATTATGTGAATATAACAAAAATTCTTTGTTCCTACGAACATAGATTCATAATTAAACATTGTCAACAGTACGAACCACAGGCACTCTGCATTAGCTGCTATCCCCCCATCCCAAAAACCTAAAGTGTCCatttatcgtgtaagtacctgttatcgaacagcacctattttCGGACGTTTCGTTTTGGTTCGCTTTGTAcctgcgcaaaagtgcgcatgacgtcacactGATAAAaaaatggtcgcacatgaagttcatgacctacttgcctacttagcttgaaacaaatgcgccaaaaacaggttaaaggaatgcatttattgttatttacactgttttatgtgttttttgctattactttttaaagcatttatcaaaacgtgcatttacacaccaaaaagcatatttccgtttgcaattttgattgcagcagacgcagattttttcgccgagtccgggtcacgtgatagtcatgtgactttgtatatactggagtagtatttatgaagtgttgggtaataggtcatgtttacattggcagccattttgttttgtctgctagaggtgacaataaccagggaatcattgttataaattctTGATGGTAGTTTGCTGGagaactttacagataaatcattcaatgattgaactgtaaGTCATCTgttaaaacaacatgtttttgtcattttaagtgtttcaattttaaggaaaaTTAACGTACTTTCTTAGGTgctcgataactggttcgtccaccatagcatacaaaatataaaaaaagttattcaaatgtttgtttatcATTAGTATCGGCTCTCTTAAttaatgcatacacattttgcggatagcagctgggggggggggggggggggggggggggtagcagAAGGGAGGGGGCGGATATCAACAAACTATTAGTCTAATACCGACTGCCCCTGAGGTACGAACGAGACAGACAACGAAGCAGTCACACTGGGAATTCAAGGTATTCAACACTTTAATAACTTACACAGACGACAATGCTATTTTTATAACCGACTTACTCTGAAAATCTGTAATTTGCATCATTTTGAAGACCTTctattgttaaaattatttagaAAACTATAAAACCGGCGTTTAGTACGAACACGTCATGAATGATCAATTGTAAGCAAACAAACGCTTGTCGACGATCGGCGTTTTAAAGTAGCAGTCAAATCGGCCTCGTAACGAACCGGTAAACATAATTTTCTACAATCTCCACGCatagttgtcgttccttgctctcacatacaatctttGCCATCACACggtcaatctcctacgcagtggtctcccttatactagaagagATGACcgggcgaatgcccaagggaagtaactgctgtgaggagtttgtcacacggtatcgggtccgttcgccccaTTTACAcattcgccctgggtccgttcgcccgaTATCAGTTGCATATTGGGTATAAACAGTTGATTTTTCACACCTGCAAGCAAGTATATACCGTTATTAATTCATATAATAAGCAATTAGTGAAAATTACTGGCCTTtattacaaacacgcttacaagttaaagagcgccgtcttttAATTATGTTTCAGTAACACTTTTTGtgtgatattttcaaaataaccAAACTGTGAATTATCCCATTATATAGATCTAAATTGGAGATTAATGGATTTTAATgaacacaatataaagtgcatcaattattattttatatataagctgtatatatttataaatcttcttataataatgtgtattataatcattaagcTTTAGTTTCATTAATTTTGACAAgtgtaatatatataatacatacatctactataaaatgtaactttagttattattattttatcattattacaaGCTATCAGcatttataataaactatttggaaGTACAGTAAATTTTTCGAATAGagttagatttcccacctttacatcgtgatagCTGCGTTAAACTACGATTTAATGAATGTTAATTTCAGTACGTATTTAAATacctttacatcgtgatagtTGCGTTAAACTAcgatttaataaatgttaatttccGTAcgtaattaaatgaaactaagtaTTAAATATTTCTTGCATGCATTTTCATGACCAGATTAAAGTTATAAAACCTGgcaagtttattatttattccCCTTAGGGCAATGGCCCATTACATTTGCATAATTGAGTTAAAAACCATGTATGCCGGTATTTATTAATGGTTTCACACCTATGACAAATACTTTACACTCCAAAAACGTAATGCACGCCTATTGTTAAAAAAGaaattgaaggtgttagacaacgactgacgaacaaacaaagaattaatAGGTTGCATATttcgtttattttaaattaactttctgtacaataataaataatgtgaaattatttctaataaaatgcaaatatctatataaaaataagaaatacgTCAATAAAGTATTGCCGACTTTGGAAACTTAcatattaaagcgatcaattatgACACCCATCTAATTTGCTATGCTCTTTAATAGTTTTCGGTATCTGTTTTCGgtagtatttatttgtttcatagtTTGAATTTTTAGGGTTCTTGAATTAATACActtctataaaaaataataaaatagaattgGTTATGTATTGTCGATATCTATTTGTTACTTACATATTGAATACATACTGTTTTTGTATATTcatattatcatcattaaatctcaataaaaacatcatcattattcatttaatataaatgatCAACTGGCAATAACTCCTGCGTGCATTGCGTTGCGTGAAGTAGCACCTGGCCTTTATGGATCgttgtcgattaattaagagattaaagagataacggtctgtgttaattgattgtaTTACGGACTATATTTTAAGCAGATAAAGCCGTGGTGTGGGTGTCGGcgaaatttgtttatgtcagtgtCAGTTCATGAAATTAGATACAGTTACAAGCGTTCTTTATTAGTTTAGGTTCGTAATAAAAAGATAATAACCCAAATTAAAAAGTAACAATAACAACGGTAAAAGTATTGTAaaacgtggctaggctatcattacgtggttggttatgaaggcaggatTGTttatccagctatgctggttcctgtcaaatctctgcgcgCAGGTTGATTTTTCTACTGTACTTCTCACTGGTATCAGTGTAATCATGTATATGATGTATGAGCGAAAAATAATTACGTACATTGTATTTTGCACGTtaattattacttctgtttattctAGTTATTTTCTCAAATTATGACATTATATAGCAAGATAGCTTAACAATCTTTTCCACTACAACAGCAGCTCTTATTGAAGAATTTGcttattgtatatatatgttcGTATATAGAAAAGAGTGATATCAAATTCAGAATAGCTGTTCTCAATTCAGTCATTACAAGTGCAGCCACATATGGCAAAGGTTCTCTTTCTGTTGATCTGCAGCATCGGATCTTCCAAAAGATACTGGGACTGTTCGGTTGAGGCTCAGTATGGTGCTTGGATCATATATTAGTGTTTCATATTTATAATATGATGGTTCATGTCTTGCATTAAATATTGTAGATAAGCAAGTGTAACATAAGTATGATAAAGatcataaataatattgaattattATGGTGGCGTTGTTGTTTGCCATGTAAAATCACATTTATgttttaagcatattttcaataCTTGTTTGGTTATATGCGTGTCTTCATCTGTGTTGGGGATCTTCTTTTCCTAAATAGTCCTACCAGTAATAACGTCACGTCAAAGAACTTTGTAACAATTTTTTCAGAGCACACTATATTCTAAAAAAATCATTCGGGGATAGTATCAAGAAGCTATAAGAGAAGATCAAAATTGATAGTGAATCTGTTGTACGGTATTTTAGGTTATTTCATGattgatttttcatttttctCTTGACTATTCACTATACTACTTAACCACATTAATTTCGGCGTCCGCGTATTACTCTGGGTAAGGTAACATGAAGCATCTATACGTCTCCTCTTCTACTTCAGGTATTCAGCCTAAAAGTCCACACATGTGTTCGGGGACATTTTGTGATCATTGAcaaagttttgtaactctgacCTTGAATTTAGCAGAAGTAGGCCCCCACCCACCCCATTGTGTAATATGAAGAATAGTGGAGGTAAACATGCAACAGTCTGGTATAACTGTTTCTGCAGCAGGTATTCAGACAAAAACTATGATCACGCGTTAAAGGTGAGGACACTGGCCAAGGTCAATAACTTTTGCCTGCAACTTAGCAAATTATGACTCTTCTTTTTATACTTCGAAAATTTGTTTAGGTTAATGTTCTTTGTCTCTGTATCACTGTTCCTTCTACAGATTGAAACTTCAGTTCAGTGAAACTTCACAAATGCTTGAATTAAAAATATAAGTACCGGTAGGTACTAAATAAACAGCATAAGTGTATCTATTTTTGTACGCACAATTTGGGTTACGGTAAACTTGTAatacttcattttttttattacttctATATCAACTATTAAATAGAAACTTAAACATATGTGTTTTACACAAAGGTAACGGGTTTAATATCTGATGTTTATCATCGCATAGTTGTCTTCATAAATAGTGTTAAAATCATACCACTACGTTTGAAAATGGCCAAAGGTGACACTTTATACATAAACTGGAGGATACAaaacttaacaagagcaccgccttgcgggtgcagaccgctcatctattttctttttaaaggtgaagggactctcattttgaatcacaaaagagggaggggtggagtgaagaggggtgtatagtgtgggggtgaggacatttaatattattttccaaaaatgcgaaaaaaaatcggggggggggatggggattcttgggtgcgatggttggacggtagttcaaacataaattaataaaaataaaaatttgtgctttttaaccgtttcaaaaaaaaaagaaatttgggagggggggggggggtatagtgtgagggtttggtggtcatttgtgacatgatcttaaaaaaaaaaaaaaaaaaaaatataaggggtgagggattcgggtgggggggggggattctacggtgcgatggttggacggtatttcaaacataaaatattaaaaataaatctttgtgttttttaacagtttcaaaaaaaataatttgggggggggggtgggggggtatagtgtgagggtgtggtggtcatttgtgagatgatcttaaaaaaaaatagggggggggattcggggggggggagggcacgggggatggtttgggtggagtctattgtggtatgtcaggtaagagtagttttg from Dreissena polymorpha isolate Duluth1 chromosome 1, UMN_Dpol_1.0, whole genome shotgun sequence carries:
- the LOC127839554 gene encoding vesicle transport protein GOT1B-like isoform X1, which gives rise to MMQITDFQKIGVGLAGFGIAFLFLGILFFFDKGLLAIGNILFIAGLAFVIGLERTFRFFFQRHKVKATGFFMGGIFVVLLGWPVIGMVLEIYGFFLLFSGFFPVAVNFLRRVPVIGTILNLPGIRSVADKVGESNSMNMA
- the LOC127839554 gene encoding vesicle transport protein GOT1B-like isoform X3 → MMQITDFQKIGVGLAGFGIAFLFLGILFFFDKGLLAIGNILFIAGLAFVIGLERTFRFFFQRHKVKATGFFMGGIFVVLLGWPVIGMVLEIYGFFLLFSGFFPVAVNFLRRVPVIGTILNLPGIRSVADKVGESNSMA
- the LOC127839554 gene encoding vesicle transport protein GOT1B-like isoform X2 — translated: MMQITDFQKIGVGLAGFGIAFLFLGILFFFDKGLLAIGNILFIAGLAFVIGLERTFRFFFQRHKVKATGFFMGGIFVVLLGWPVIGMVLEIYGFFLLFSGFFPVAVNFLRRVPVIGTILNLPGIRSVADKVGESNSMTG